One window of Burkholderia cepacia GG4 genomic DNA carries:
- a CDS encoding zinc-dependent alcohol dehydrogenase family protein yields MSRIVRFHRIGGPDVLQIDTVDVPAPGPGEVQLRVKAIGINRAEVMYRSGEYTIQPRFPASLGYEASGVVASVGPDVTAFAAGDAVSVVPAFSFADYGMYGDVVNVPVHALVRHPGNLSFEEAAATWMMFVTAWGALIELGGLERGDAVLIGAASSSVGLAAIQVANRVGAVPIALTRSESKRQALLDAGAAHVIAGSPADLPQQVAELTGGIGARIAFDPVGGPDAANLLRALRTNGTFFQYGALDPRDIPVPVMDLLARHLTLRGYELFEITGDAQRLERAKRFIVDGLAAGALKPSIDRTFAFDDIAEAHRYMEAGAQVGKIVVTV; encoded by the coding sequence ATGTCCCGTATCGTTCGTTTCCATCGTATCGGCGGCCCCGACGTGCTGCAGATCGACACCGTCGACGTGCCCGCGCCCGGACCCGGCGAAGTACAGCTGCGCGTGAAGGCGATCGGCATCAATCGCGCGGAAGTCATGTACCGCAGCGGCGAATACACGATCCAGCCGCGCTTTCCCGCGTCGCTCGGCTACGAGGCGTCGGGCGTCGTCGCCTCGGTCGGGCCGGACGTGACCGCCTTCGCCGCGGGCGACGCGGTGAGCGTCGTGCCGGCGTTCTCGTTCGCCGACTACGGGATGTACGGCGACGTGGTCAACGTGCCCGTGCATGCGCTCGTCCGCCACCCGGGGAACCTGTCGTTCGAGGAAGCCGCCGCGACGTGGATGATGTTCGTCACGGCCTGGGGCGCGCTGATCGAACTCGGCGGGCTCGAGCGCGGCGACGCGGTGCTGATCGGCGCAGCATCGAGCAGCGTCGGGCTCGCGGCGATCCAGGTCGCGAACCGGGTCGGCGCGGTGCCGATCGCGCTGACGCGCAGCGAATCGAAGCGCCAGGCGCTGCTCGACGCCGGTGCCGCGCACGTGATCGCCGGCAGCCCCGCGGATCTGCCGCAGCAGGTGGCCGAGCTGACCGGCGGCATCGGCGCGCGCATCGCGTTCGATCCGGTCGGCGGCCCCGACGCGGCGAACCTGCTGCGCGCGCTGCGCACGAACGGCACGTTCTTCCAGTACGGCGCGCTCGACCCGCGCGACATCCCGGTCCCGGTGATGGACCTGCTCGCGCGCCACCTGACGCTGCGCGGCTATGAACTGTTCGAGATCACGGGCGACGCGCAGCGCCTCGAACGCGCGAAGCGCTTCATCGTCGACGGGCTCGCGGCCGGCGCGCTGAAGCCGTCGATCGATCGCACCTTCGCGTTCGACGACATCGCGGAAGCCCATCGGTACATGGAAGCCGGCGCGCAGGTCGGCAAGATCGTCGTGACCGTCTGA